A region of the Pseudarthrobacter phenanthrenivorans Sphe3 genome:
GGAAACCACGGGGACTGATTCACGCGCGAGCTTGATGCCCGAAGGGAAGGCGCTCGCCACAGCACCCCGAAGGTACGGCGCGGGGCCGGCCAGGAGGGCACTGGTCATGGCCTTCACCGTCTTGTTCTTGATGAACCAGCGGACGTCCGGGACTGCGAACGTGAAGGTGGGATCGTAGAAGTAGATGGGATAGGCGCCGTAGATCACCTTGAAGGTTTCCTCCGCGATCGCGGTGCCGTCCGGGATCGCCGAAATGCGCCATTCACCGTCAACCTGTGTGACGGTCACGGGAATGTTTTCGATGGTGCCCTTCGGGGACTGGGTGGCTATCCCGTCGGCATCCACCGTGTAGGCAACGTCGAGCTCGTAGTTGTACACGTTCTCGGTGGCGGTGGGCACCACCCGGGCCTCGCGGTAGACGAGGGCGCGCTGGTCCGGTTTCCAGGAGACGGAAGAGGCTTGCGTCAAGTACTGGCGTGCCACGGCATAGTCGTCCTCGTATCCGCTGCCGGCCCGGTAGAAGTAGTCGATGATGGTTTCCGGTGAGGCGCCGGGTTGCGGCGCTGCCGGCAGGAACACGGGCGCGCTGAGGTTTCCGGCGCTGCCTTCACTGCTTTTGCCTACCGGCCCGGAGGTGGGAATCCGGGCGCAGCCGGCCACCAGGACGAGCACGAGGACCAGCAGGGAAGCAGCGAGCCCGGCCCTGCCGCCGGTACGGCCGGTCATGGCCCCTCCTTGGGGGCCGACGCGGGAGCCAGCGGGGCAGTGCCGGCTTCCAGGACCAGCATGCTCCTGTTGCCGGGGTCCCCCGGAATCGTGATGTCGTCGGGCTCGAGCTGTACAGGTGATTTGTCGATCTCTTCTCCTTGGCGCAGGGGCAGTGTCAGCCTGAAGTTCGCGCCGCTGCCCTTCTTGCCCCATGCCTGCAGCCAGCCGTTGTGCAGCTTGGTGTCTTCCATGGCAATGGACAGTCCCAGCCCGCTGCCGCCAGTGGTGCGGGCCCGCGCCGGGTCCGCGCGCCAGAACCGGTCAAAGACACGCGCCGCCTCTGCGGGCGCCATGCCGATGCCCTGGTCCCGGACGGCAATGCCGACGGCGGTCTGGCTCGCTGCCACGGTGACCGTCACCGGTTTCCCTTCGCCGTGCTCCACTGCATTCAGGATCAGGTTCCTGAGGATCCTGTCGATCCGCCGGGCATCCATTTCCACGATAATGGCACCCTCCGGGGCTCGGAGGACGATCTTCGATCCGTATTCGGCAGCCACCGGGGCTGCCCCTTCGATGACGTGCTCCACCACCTGCAGGATGTCCTCCGGTTCGGCGTCGAGCACGGCTACCCCGGCGTCGAAGCGCGAGATTTCGAGCAGGTCCGACAGGAGTGACTGGAAGCGCTCAACCTGGTTGTACAGGAGTTCGGCCGAGCGTTTGTTGATGGGGTCGAAGTCGTCCCGTGCGTCATACAGGACCTCCGCGGCCATCCGGACTGTGGTCAGCGGTGTCCGCAGTTCATGGGAGACGTCGGAAACGAAACGCTGCTGCATCTGGGAGAGGGTCGCCAGCTGGGTGATCTGCTCCTGAAGACTGGCAGCCATGTGGTTGAAGGATGCGCCGAGGCGCGCCACCTCGTCCTCGCCCCGCACCACCATCCGTTCCTGGAGCTGCCCCGCGGCGAGCTTCTCGGAGACCATGGCTGCGTGGCTGACGGGGCTGACCACGTTGCGGGTGACGTACCAGGCCACGGCGCCGATCAGCAGGACCAGGACGGCCCCGCCGGCCCAGAGGACTCTCTGGATCTCGTCCAGTGTCTGCTGCGCGGTGTTCAGGTCATAGATCAGGTACAGCTCATACACCGTGCCGTTGAAGGTCACCTTGTTGCCGACGGCAATGCCCGGGTGGTCTTCAGTGCCCACCGGGATAACGGTTGAGGCCCAGTATTGGTCCTTGCCGGACTCCTGGACGGCCTTGCGAAGTTCGGGCGGGATGACGCTGACGGTCAGCTGGTCCGACGCGCGCGATTCCACCCAGCGGTTCCGTGGCTTGGTCTGCTCAGGCATGGCTTCGAAGACGTACCTGCGCTGGATGACCGACCCGCGGCCTTCCACGGCGTTGAGGGTGTCGTAGACCAGGGTGATCACGCTGGACTGGTCCGTGACCTGCGCGCCGTCGAACGTGTCCTGCACCTGCTTGACGTTGTAGCGGGTCTCCGATTCGGCCTGCGTCAGCCGTTCCTGGAAGAGATTGTTGGCGATCTGGTTGGACAGGTACGCGCCCACCACGGCGAACGACGTGACCGCCAGGAAGAGGGTGGTGAGCACGGTCCGGAACTGCAGGGAGCGCCGCCACCGCCGGTGCAGTGACCGCCCGACGTACCGCAGGCCCGGCAGGATGCGCAGGAAACCGGTCTTGACCAGCCGCGCCACCCGCAGGGTGACGATGAGGGCCCGGCGCTGCCAAAGGTGGGCCCGGAATGCCAGCCGCTGGAGGCGCAGGCTGATCCTGTCATTATCTTCCGGGGCAGTCGGGCCGGTACCGCTGTGAGGCACGGGAGCGCTGCCGGTGTCAGGATCGCGTGCGGAAAGCGGTGCGTCCCGGCCGGGTTCACCGTCATGCGCCGCGGGGTCAGGCCCCTGCTTTATAGCCGACACCACGCACCGTCAATACGACTTCCGGAGCTTCCGGATCCTGCTCGATCTTGGAACGGAGGCGCTGGACATGGACGTTCACCAGGCGCGTGTCAGCAGCATGCCGGTAGCCCCAAACCTGCTCGAGCAGCAACTCGCGGGTGAAAACCTGCCACGGCTTCCGGGCCAGGGCCACCAGGAGATCGAATTCCAGGGGCGTCAGCGAAATGCGTTCATTGCCGCGGCTCACCGTGTGGCCGGCGACGTCGATGGTGATGTCCGCAATCCTGAGCGTTTCGGGGGCCTTCTGGTCGCCGGGGCGGAGCCGGGCCCGTACGCGGGCTACCAGTTCTGCCGGTTTGAAGGGCTTGGGCACGTAATCATCTGCACCCGATTCAAGGCCGCGGACGACGTCCGACGTGTCCGACTTGGCGGTGAGCATGACGATGGGCACGTCGGACTCCGCGCGGACCTGGCGGCAGACCTCAATGCCGTCCATGCCGGGAAGCATGAGGTCCAGCAAAACCAGGTCCGGCCTCGATGACCGGAAGACGTCGAGCGCCTGGGCGCCGTCAGCGCAGAAGACGGGCTCAAAGCCGTCATTGCGGAGAACAATTCCAATCATTTCGGCCAGCGCTTCGTCATCGTCTACCACCAGAATGCGTGCCTTCATAGTTATATATTCCCTTATCAGGTTGGCTTTGTCCTGTTCAGCGCCCTCCGGCATGGCGGGATGCTAGGCCGTCCGACGCCGGAACTATAGGCTGGAGCCACGCCGGACGTTCCAGCGCCGCACCCGCAATGCGCGGACGGCGTGCGGGCCGGGCGGCGGATTGCCACGGGGGAAGGAACATGGTGTCAGCACAGGATTCGGACGGCCGGGAGCCCAGGGACTGGCGCAGTGACGCGCCGCAATCGCCGGGCCAGCCCGCGGCAGGGCAGCCGTGGGGTCCACCCCCCTGGCAGCAACAGGCCTGGGGCCAGCCCTTCCGGAATTATCCGGGGCAGGGCTCCCCCTACGGCCAGCAGCGTTACATGGCTCCGCCGAAACCGGGAATCATCCCGCTGCGGCCCCTGATGTTCGGGGAAATCATGGACGGTTCCTTCCAGACCATCCGGCGCAATGCGAAGGCCATGCTGGGCGCTTCCCTGCTGGCCCAGTCCTTTGCCGCCATCCTGACGGCTGTCGTCACGGCTGCCACCGCCACCTCGGCGGGCTCCCTGGAGGCCTGGGCGGAAAGCGCCAGTCCGGCAGATATTTCCTCATTCGGCGTGGCATTCCTGGCCGCCATTTTGCTGGTTGCAGTCCTGACCCTGTTCATTGCCTCCGTGCTGCAGGGCGCCATGGTGGTGCCGGTGGCCCGGTCCATCCTCAACAGGCCCACCAGCTTCCGGCAGATGTGGACCCTGGCACGGCCGCGTGCAGGAGCACTGGTCCGGCTAGCCGCCCTGCTGATGGCTGCAGCGCTGCTGGCCATGGTCCTCCCCGCCGCTGTGGCCGTCGCGTTGATCGCCAGCATGGAAGGAATAGGCGTCCTGCTGCTGATTCCCATGGTCCTGGGATTCATTGCCCTCTACGTCTGGATCTACATCAAGCTCATGGTGGCCCCCGCCGCCGTCGTCATTGAGGAACTGGGCGCCCTGGATGGCCTGCGCCGGTCCTGGCAGCTCACGCGCGCAAACTGGTGGCGGATCCTGGGAATCACACTGGTGGTGGGCATCATGGTGGGTGTCGTCAGCCAGGTGGTCATGATCCCGGTGACCCTGCTGCCGCCGCTGCTGGCCGGTGTCGTTTCTCCCCATGGCGGCAGTGAGCAGGCTGTTGCCCTCGCGGTCGCCGTCGGCATCATCACTGCTGTACTGGGCGCGCTGGCCGGAGCCGTTGGTTACGCCTTCCAGACCTCCGTGATGGCCCTGATCTACATGGATCTGCGGATGCGTAAGGACGGACTCGACATCTCCCTGCTGCGCATGCTGGAATCCGGCGCCGACCCGGACGGCATCCCCGGGCGCGGGCATGCAGCAGCCCGGGCAGGCCGGGACACCGGCGGCTGGAACCAGGGCCCCGGTCCCGGCCCGGGACCGGCGGCAGGGGCCTGGCCGCATGGCCGCTGAACCGCCGGTTCTCCCCGGGGCGGAAGAGGCCAGGCGCTGGGCGGCCGAGGAACTCGCCCAGCCGGAGTACCGCGAAGCGGCCCCGGGCTGGCTCCAGACGCTGTGGGACGACTTCCTGGACTGGCTGCCGTCCCTGGACCCCACTGGCACTCCGGACACCTCGGTGCCAGGCATCGCCATTGCAGTGGTCATTGCGGTGATCATCGCGGCGGCCGTCATCGTTGCGAAGCCCCGTTTGAACGCCAAGGCGAAGCAGGGGCACGAGGTATTCGAGCCTGACCTGGTGCTGACCCCGGCCGCCTACCGCCAGCGCGCGGAGGCTTCAGCAGCAGCCGGAAACTGGGGCGACGCCGTCGTGGACCGTTTCCGGGCCCTGGTCCGCTCGGCGGAGGAACGCACCGTCCTGGACCCGCAACCGGGCCGCACGGCCGACGAGGTAAGCCGTGACCTCGCCGTGCCCTTCCGTGCGGAGGCGCAGCGCCTGGGACACGCGGCAGCGACTTTCGATGCCATCCGCTACGGGAACTGGGCGGCCGGCGCCGGCGACTACCAGGAGATGGCCAGCCTGGACAATGCCCTCGACTCCCTCAAACCCGCCCGCAGCCAGCAAGGGGAAGAGTTGCAGCAGGACGCTCCGGCAGGAAGCCCGGCGGTGCTGCCGTGACCGGCACCATGCCCGCAGCGCTGGAAAGCGCGGAGACAGAGTCGGCGCCAGCGGCAGGCAGCACAGCGGGCGTGGGACGCCGGCGCAGGCGGCACCGTGCAGCCCTTGCCGCCGTAGTGGCTGCTGCCCTGGCCCTGGTTCTCTGGACCCAGCTTGCCCCGAAAGGGGACGCCATTCCGTTGTCCGTGACCAATGCCGGCCCCGACGGCGCCAGGGCTGTCACCCAAATCCTCGGCAGGCACGGCGTCGACGTCCACGCCGTCGGAGACTTTGAGGCCGCCATCGCGAAACTGGATGAAAGCTCCTCCCCTACACTGCTGCTCTACGACCGCAACGGCTTTCTGGATGAGCCCCGGCTGATGGCCCTGGCGTCCGCCGCGGAGCGCGTCGTGGTGGTCTCGCCAAGGCTGCCGACGCTCGCCGCGGTCAGCGGCAGCATCCGGCAGGCAGGCGTAGTGCCGAATACCAGCCCGGTGCTGGAACCCGGATGCGGCCTTCCGGACGCCACGGCTGCCGGGCCCATCACAGGAGAGTCCGGCTTCCTGTACGACGGCGGGACCTCCTGCTACCGGCCCGCCGGGACCGCCGCCGGACTTCTTGCCGTGAGCGAGGACGGGCGGCTCACCGTCCTGGGCAGCACCGCAGTCCTCAGCAACGGCCGGTTGGATGACCTCGGGAACGCCGCACTCGCTATCCGGACCCTTGGAGCCTCACCTGACCTGGTCTGGTACCTCCCCACGCTGGCGGACCTGGAGCCCGGCGGTTCCCAGGCCACGCTCGACGACCTGGCGCCCGGGTGGGCGCGCTTCCTGGGGCCGTGGCTCGTCCTGGTGGCCCTTGCTGCAATCGCCTGGCGCGGCAGGCGCCTCGGTCCGCTCGTGTTCGAACCCCTCCCCGTTGTGGTCAAGGCAGTGGAGACGGCCGAGGGCAGGGCCAGGCTCTATCACGATTCCCGGGCCGTGGACCAGGCCCGGGACAACCTGCGGGCCGGTACGTTGGTCCGGCTCTCCAGGCATTTCAGGCTTGGGCCCGGGGCAACCTCTGACCAGGTCATCGAGGCGGCCGCACAGTTCCTCGGTGAACCCGCCCGGGAGGTACGCGAACTCGTCAATGAACATCCCCTCACCGAGGCGAGGCTCGTGGCCTGGTCGCGGGAGTTGGAAACCCTAGAGAAAGAAGTCAAAAGCCGATGAGCGAGCACAGCAGCGGCCCCCGGGTCCTGGACCACATGGATCACGATTCCGCCCGCCAGGCCCTCCTGGACGTGCGCCGGGAAGTGGCGAAGGCCGTGGTGGGGCAGGACGCCACCGTCAGCGGGCTCCTGATCGCCCTGCTCTCGCAGGGGCACGTGCTGCTCGAGGGTGTCCCGGGTGTGGCCAAGACTCTCCTGGTCCGCGCGTTGTCCGCGGCGCTGAGCCTGGACACCAAACGGGTGCAGTTCACCCCGGACCTGATGCCCGGTGACGTCACCGGTTCGCTGGTTTATGACTCGCACACGTCCGAGTTCACTTTCCGCGAGGGGCCGGTCTTCACCAACATCCTCTTGGCGGACGAAATCAACCGGACGCCGCCAAAGACCCAGGCCTCCCTGCTGGAGGCAATGGAGGAACGCCAGGTGTCCGTGGACGGCGAGTCCCGGCCCCTGCCGGCCCCGTTCCTGGTTGCCGCGACCCAGAACCCGGTGGAGTACGAGGGCACCTATCCCCTGCCCGAGGCCCAGCTGGACAGGTTCCTGCTCAAGCTGACCATGCCCCTGCCCGGGCGCCAGGACGAGATGGAGGTCATCCGGCGCCATGCCGCCGGCTTCGATCCGCGCGACCTCGGCGCAGCCGGCGTCCGGGCGGTGGCAGGCGCCGGAGACCTTGCTCGGGCGCGGCAGGCGGTGGCGTCCGTAGCGGTGGAGCCGGAGATCATCGCCTACATTGTGGACGTGGTGCGTGCCACCCGGTCTGCCCCGTCGTTCCTGCTGGGTGTTTCACCCCGTGGCGCCACGGCACTGCTGAACACCTCCCGGTCCTGGGCCTGGCTCTCGGGCAGGACCTTTGTCACACCGGACGACGTCAAGGCCCTGGCCCTCCCCTGCCTGCGGCACCGGGTGGCACTGCAGCCCGAAGCCCAGATGGACGGCGTCCGGGTGGATGACGTGCTGGGCAGCATCCTGGCGTCCGTTCCCGTTCCCCGCTGATGGCCGTCTCCGGGCGGTTCGTGCTGCTGGTCCTGCTGGGCCTGGTGCCGGTCCTGCTGTTCCCCGGGTGGGGCACGTTCCTCCTGGTAGCGGCCGCGCTCGCCGCATGTGCCGCCGTCGACCTGCTGCTGGCGGCGTCCCTTCGCCCGGTCCATGTGCTGCGTTCCGACCCGGGAAACGTGACGCTGCACGCCGGAGTGGACGCCGTGCTGACGGTGCGGAACGAGGGCCGGCGTCGGCTCCGTGGAATCCTCCGCGACGGCTGGCAGCCCTCCGCAGGAGCCCGGAACGCGGTGCAGGACATCGACGTGCCGGCAGGTGAGGGCAGGCGCGTCACGGTCAGGCTCCTGCCCTCCAGGCGGGGCGACCTCAAGGCATCCCACGTCACCCTTCGTTCCTTCGGTCCGCTGCAGCTCGCGGCACGGCAGCGGACTGTGGCGTGTCCCGGTTCCCTCCGGGTCCTGCCGCCATTCCATTCGCGGCGCCACCTGCCGTCCAAGCTGCGGAAACTGCGCGAGCTGGACGGCAAGGCAGCAGTCCAGATCCGCGGCGCAGGCACCGAGTTCGATTCCCTCCGCGACTACGTCCGGGGCGATGACGTGCGGTCCATTGACTGGCGGGCAACGGCGCGGCGCTCCTCCGTGGTGGTGCGCACCTGGCGGCCCGAACGCGACCGCCGTGTGGTGATGGTACTGGACACGTCCCGCACGTCGGCAGCGAGGATCGACGACGAAACCCGCCTGGACACCGGCATGGAAGCCGCCCTCCTGCTGGGAGTCCTCGCCGAGCGGGGCGGCGACCGCGTGGACTTCCTGGCGTTCGA
Encoded here:
- a CDS encoding DUF4129 domain-containing protein, whose amino-acid sequence is MAAEPPVLPGAEEARRWAAEELAQPEYREAAPGWLQTLWDDFLDWLPSLDPTGTPDTSVPGIAIAVVIAVIIAAAVIVAKPRLNAKAKQGHEVFEPDLVLTPAAYRQRAEASAAAGNWGDAVVDRFRALVRSAEERTVLDPQPGRTADEVSRDLAVPFRAEAQRLGHAAATFDAIRYGNWAAGAGDYQEMASLDNALDSLKPARSQQGEELQQDAPAGSPAVLP
- the mtrA gene encoding MtrAB system response regulator MtrA codes for the protein MKARILVVDDDEALAEMIGIVLRNDGFEPVFCADGAQALDVFRSSRPDLVLLDLMLPGMDGIEVCRQVRAESDVPIVMLTAKSDTSDVVRGLESGADDYVPKPFKPAELVARVRARLRPGDQKAPETLRIADITIDVAGHTVSRGNERISLTPLEFDLLVALARKPWQVFTRELLLEQVWGYRHAADTRLVNVHVQRLRSKIEQDPEAPEVVLTVRGVGYKAGA
- a CDS encoding AAA family ATPase codes for the protein MSEHSSGPRVLDHMDHDSARQALLDVRREVAKAVVGQDATVSGLLIALLSQGHVLLEGVPGVAKTLLVRALSAALSLDTKRVQFTPDLMPGDVTGSLVYDSHTSEFTFREGPVFTNILLADEINRTPPKTQASLLEAMEERQVSVDGESRPLPAPFLVAATQNPVEYEGTYPLPEAQLDRFLLKLTMPLPGRQDEMEVIRRHAAGFDPRDLGAAGVRAVAGAGDLARARQAVASVAVEPEIIAYIVDVVRATRSAPSFLLGVSPRGATALLNTSRSWAWLSGRTFVTPDDVKALALPCLRHRVALQPEAQMDGVRVDDVLGSILASVPVPR
- the mtrB gene encoding MtrAB system histidine kinase MtrB, yielding MVSAIKQGPDPAAHDGEPGRDAPLSARDPDTGSAPVPHSGTGPTAPEDNDRISLRLQRLAFRAHLWQRRALIVTLRVARLVKTGFLRILPGLRYVGRSLHRRWRRSLQFRTVLTTLFLAVTSFAVVGAYLSNQIANNLFQERLTQAESETRYNVKQVQDTFDGAQVTDQSSVITLVYDTLNAVEGRGSVIQRRYVFEAMPEQTKPRNRWVESRASDQLTVSVIPPELRKAVQESGKDQYWASTVIPVGTEDHPGIAVGNKVTFNGTVYELYLIYDLNTAQQTLDEIQRVLWAGGAVLVLLIGAVAWYVTRNVVSPVSHAAMVSEKLAAGQLQERMVVRGEDEVARLGASFNHMAASLQEQITQLATLSQMQQRFVSDVSHELRTPLTTVRMAAEVLYDARDDFDPINKRSAELLYNQVERFQSLLSDLLEISRFDAGVAVLDAEPEDILQVVEHVIEGAAPVAAEYGSKIVLRAPEGAIIVEMDARRIDRILRNLILNAVEHGEGKPVTVTVAASQTAVGIAVRDQGIGMAPAEAARVFDRFWRADPARARTTGGSGLGLSIAMEDTKLHNGWLQAWGKKGSGANFRLTLPLRQGEEIDKSPVQLEPDDITIPGDPGNRSMLVLEAGTAPLAPASAPKEGP
- a CDS encoding DUF4350 domain-containing protein, with product MTGTMPAALESAETESAPAAGSTAGVGRRRRRHRAALAAVVAAALALVLWTQLAPKGDAIPLSVTNAGPDGARAVTQILGRHGVDVHAVGDFEAAIAKLDESSSPTLLLYDRNGFLDEPRLMALASAAERVVVVSPRLPTLAAVSGSIRQAGVVPNTSPVLEPGCGLPDATAAGPITGESGFLYDGGTSCYRPAGTAAGLLAVSEDGRLTVLGSTAVLSNGRLDDLGNAALAIRTLGASPDLVWYLPTLADLEPGGSQATLDDLAPGWARFLGPWLVLVALAAIAWRGRRLGPLVFEPLPVVVKAVETAEGRARLYHDSRAVDQARDNLRAGTLVRLSRHFRLGPGATSDQVIEAAAQFLGEPAREVRELVNEHPLTEARLVAWSRELETLEKEVKSR
- a CDS encoding DUF7847 domain-containing protein, whose product is MAPPKPGIIPLRPLMFGEIMDGSFQTIRRNAKAMLGASLLAQSFAAILTAVVTAATATSAGSLEAWAESASPADISSFGVAFLAAILLVAVLTLFIASVLQGAMVVPVARSILNRPTSFRQMWTLARPRAGALVRLAALLMAAALLAMVLPAAVAVALIASMEGIGVLLLIPMVLGFIALYVWIYIKLMVAPAAVVIEELGALDGLRRSWQLTRANWWRILGITLVVGIMVGVVSQVVMIPVTLLPPLLAGVVSPHGGSEQAVALAVAVGIITAVLGALAGAVGYAFQTSVMALIYMDLRMRKDGLDISLLRMLESGADPDGIPGRGHAAARAGRDTGGWNQGPGPGPGPAAGAWPHGR
- a CDS encoding DUF58 domain-containing protein — its product is MAVSGRFVLLVLLGLVPVLLFPGWGTFLLVAAALAACAAVDLLLAASLRPVHVLRSDPGNVTLHAGVDAVLTVRNEGRRRLRGILRDGWQPSAGARNAVQDIDVPAGEGRRVTVRLLPSRRGDLKASHVTLRSFGPLQLAARQRTVACPGSLRVLPPFHSRRHLPSKLRKLRELDGKAAVQIRGAGTEFDSLRDYVRGDDVRSIDWRATARRSSVVVRTWRPERDRRVVMVLDTSRTSAARIDDETRLDTGMEAALLLGVLAERGGDRVDFLAFDRRTRARAGSAGQGNLLGQLVQAMAPLDAELIEMDWPAVPAQVRALSAHRSLVVLLTSLDSGAPEEGLLPVAAQLARQHVVVVAAVLDPQLGTMLRERDDAAGVFRAAAAERALLQRAALSAELRQHGVEVVDAEPHQLPPRLADMYIRLKAAGTL